CAGCGGGAGGTACCAGCCGCCGGCCTTCAGCACCGCGAGGATCGACACCGGCAGCGCGACCGAGCGCTCCTGCAGGATGGCCACCGGGTGCTCGGGGCCGACGCCCGCCGCCACCAGGCGGTGGGCCAACCGGTTTGCCTGCTCGTCGAGTTGGCGGTACGTCAGTTCGGCTCCACCGGCCAGCCGGACGGCCACGGCCTCGGGGGTCCGGCGGGCCTGGGCCGCGAACTGCTCGTGTACGCAGCCGCCGAGGGGCTCACGCGTATCCATCAGTTGCTCCGATTCTCGTTACAGCGTGTTCGTGGCGACGGCGGTGAGCGGGGTGGTGTCCCGGCAGACCAGGAAGTCCGGCCGCTGCGGGCGCAGCGGGGCGTTGCTGACCGCGTTGTAGGTCACCAGCAGGAGGGCCCGGGGGTCGTCGGAGAGGTTGTTGGAGGAGGAGTGGACGATGGTCGGGTGGAAGGCGTAGAGCGTGCCCGCCGGCCCGACGGCCGTCGCGGTGCCGTACGCGCGCGCCAGCTCCTCGGCCCGCTCGGCGGGGACGGTGTGCTCCAGGTCCGCGGAGACGTGGTTGTGCCAGTCGCCGCTCTCGGCCCGGACGGCCGCCGGGTCGTCGTCGACCAGGCCGAGCCGGTGGCTGCCCGGGATGACGACCAGCGGGCCGTTCAGCTCGTGGACGTCGTCCAGGAAGACCGCGATGTTGACGGCCCGGTCCTCGGGCATCCCGTCCTCGCGGCTCCAGAAGGCGTAGTCCTGGTGCCAGGGCCAGGCCGCGCCCTCCCGCGGCTGCTTCATGTTGACCTTGAACTGGTAGACGTAGACCGGCTCGCCGAGCACCTCCTCGGCCAGCTCCAGCAGCGCGGGCAGCCGGACCAGCCGCGCACACGCCTCGTCGAACAGGTGGCTGCCGTGGATGGCCCGGACCGTGTCGGTGCCCTGCTCGTGCACGACCTCGGGCCGCCGCAGGGCGCTGAGGGACGCGACGGCCGCCTGCAGCCGGTCGATCACCTCCGGGTCCAGGGACTGCGGCGACTGGAACCAGCCGTCGCGCTCGTAGCTGCTCTTGGTACCGGCTTCCGCCGGCATGGTGCCGATCACGGCGTCTCCTCTTGTCGGGCTCGGGTTGTCATGGGTTCACGGCCTCGCGGTTCACGGCCCTGCGGTTCACGGCCCTGCGCCGAGGCGGTCCGCGACCAGCGCCGCCAGTCGGTCCAGGCCGAGGTCGATCTGGACCGGGGTCACACTGCTGATCGAGAGCCGGAGCTGGTGCTCGCCGCCGGGGCCGTCGTAGAAGTGCCGCATGGGCGTCCAGAGCACGCCGTGGCTCCGGGCCGAGTACTCCAGCAGCTGGTCGTCCACGGCGAAGGGCAGCGTCAGGACCACGAAGAACCCGCCCACCGGGGCGTTCCAGCGCACCGCGGCGGCCGGCGGACCGCCGGCCGGGAACCTGCGGGCCAGCCCGTCGAGGAGCTGCCGCAGATTGCGCGCGTACCGCTGCTGCTCCTGGACCGTGGCGGCGGCCAGACTGCACTCCTGCTGGACGAGCCTGCCGCCGACCACGGCCTGGGCGATCGGCGAGGTGTTCACCGTCAGCATGCTCTTGATCTTCGCGAGCTGGTCCGCCAGCAGACCCGGCTCGCCGCTGCGGTCGGCCACCCGCTGGTCGGCCACCACGTAGCCCACCCGGGCGCCCGGCAGCACCGTCTTGGCGAACGAGCCCAGGTAGACGACCCGGCGGTGCCGGTCCAGGGCCTTGAGGGTGGGGACCCGGTCCCGGCCGCTGCGGAACAGGCCGTAGGGGTTGTCCTCCAGCAGCAGCAGGTCCTCGCGGTGGGCGAGGTCCAGCAGCCGCTGGCGCACCGCGCGGTCCATGCTCAGGCCGGTGGGGTTGGCGAAGTCCGGCATGACGTAGAGGGCGCGCGGGCGCAGTCCCTCGCGGCGGGCCCGCCGCAGCACGGCCAGGAGGTCGTCGAGGTCCACCCCGTCGTCCCCGCTCGCGACCGGCAGCACCGGCAGGTCCACCAGCCGCGCCGCGCCGGTGAGGCCGACATAGGTCGGCGCGACCGCGAGCACGACGTCCTCGGGGCCGCGGCGCAGCGCCCGCAGCACCAGGTAGATGGCCTCCTGGCAGCCCACGGTGACCACGACGGCCTCGGGATCGACCTCGATGCCCTCGTCGACGGCGAGGTTGCGGGCCACCAGGTGGTGCACGACGCCCTTGGTCCGCCCGTACTGGAAGAGCGTGCGGCGGACCTGCGCCGGCGACATCCCGCGCTCGTCGGCCAGGTGGTCGGCGAAGGCGCGCAGCGCGCGGTGGATGTCGTCGGTGTCGAAGAACTCCTCGGCCGGGCGGCCCGCCGCGAACGGGACGGCCTGCGGGTAGCGGTCGGCGATCTCGTTCAGCAGGTTCATCGAGGACAGCGCCGGGTCCTCCAGCGAGCCGTGCAGGCTCGCGGTGTCGAGGTCGGCGGCGAGCCGGGTGTCAGTGGCCACGTCGGCCCGCCCCTCGGCGGTCGACGCCGCGGGGACCGGTGATCGTGCGCAGCCGGCCGGCCTCGCGCGGGTCCGCGCAGCCGGCCAGGGTCAGGCAGTCGGCGAACTCGCGGTGCAGCAGCGACAGCACCTGCTCCACCCCGGCCGCGCCGTCCAGCGCCAGACCCCACAGCACCGGTCGGCCGACCAGCACGCCGGAGGCGCCCAGGGCGAGCGCCCGGAGGATGTCGGTGCCGCTGCGCACGCCGCTGTCCAGCAGCACCTCGCAGCCCTCCGGCACGGCCTCGACCACCTCGGGCAGCACGGTCGCGCTCGCCGGAGCGCCGTCCAGCTGCCGCCCGCCGTGGTTGGACACCACCACCGCCTCGGCTCCGCAGGCGGCGGCGCGGGCCGCGTCCGCGCCGCCGAGGACGCCCTTGACGATCAGCGGCAGCGAGGTCTGTCCGCGCAGCCATTCGAGGTCGCTCCAGCTGACCGCCGGGTCGAACACCGCCCGGCTGTGGTCGGCGATCGCCGAGCCGCCGGGCACCCGGCCGTGGGCCTGGGAGGGCGAACCGCCCAGGTTCGCGGCGCGGACACCGCTCGGCAGGGTGAACTCGTTGCGCAGGTCCCGCAGTCGGCGGCCCATGATGGGCACGTCCACGGTGACCACCAGGGCCCGGCAGCCGCAGCTCTCGGCGCGCCGGACCAGGTCGAGCAGCTCGCCCCGGTCGGCGAGCCAGTACAGCTGGAACCAGAGCGCGGCTCCGGTGCGCGCCACCTCCTCCAGGGCCGTGCTGCTGAGCATGCCGACGGTGAACGGCACGTCCGCCGCGCGGGCGGCGGCAGCCGTGGCCGACTCACCGCCGCTGTGCAGCAGTTGCTGGTAGGCCATCGGCGCGATGGCGACCGGCAGCGCGGCGTCGCTCGCCACCAGCCGGGTACGGGTGCTGGGCGTCCCCACCCCGCGCAGGACGCCGGGCACCACGGCGATGTCGTCCAGCGCCGCGCGGTTGGCCGCCAGCGTCCGTTCGCCGCCGCTCCCGCCCTGGACGAAGTCCCAGACGTCGCCCGGGACCAGGGCCGGGCCAGGCGCTCCACGTCGGCCAGGCACACCGGCGGCGCGGGGGCCGGCCGGCGGAGGTCGGTGACGCTCATCAGCGCGCCCCCGCGACGGCGCGCTGCGACTCGACGGCCTCGTAGAGCGCCTTGATGTTCCCGGAGCCGAAGGTCCGGGCCCCGAGGCGCTCGATCAGCTCCAGGAAGAGCGTGCCGCGGCTGTGCACCGACCTGGTGAAGATCTGGAAGAGCTGCCCGTCGTGGTCCTGGTCCATCAGGATGTTGTGGGCGCGCAGCTCCGCCACGGAGTGCCGCCGGGCCGTCATCCGCTCGCCCAGCGCGTCGTAGTAGGCGCCGGGGGAGCGCAGGAACTCCACGCCGGCCGACGCCATGCCGCCGACCGAGCGCACGATGTCGCCGGTGTTCCAGGCGATGTGCTGGACGCCGGGGCCGTCGTGCTTGCGCAGGAAGTCGTCGATCTGGCCGGGGTCGTGGGACGGGTCCGGCTCGATCAGGGTGAGCGTCACCTCGCCGGACCGGCTCTGCACCACCTTGGAGATCATCGACTGCCTGCCGACCAGGATCTGCTCGGCGAAGACCATCCGGAACCCGAGGACCCGCTGGTAGAACGCGACGGTCGGTTCGAGGGTGCCGGCCTCCAGGCAGACCGCGAAGTGGTCCACCGCGGTCAGCCCGGTGTCCCGGGCCGGCGCCCGGTGGGGCACCGGACGCAGGCCGGGCAGAGCCGTCGGCGCGATGCCGCGGGCCCGCTGGACGAAGGTGTGCGCGACGTCGCCGAAGCCCACGATCGACGCGGTGACCACGCCGTCGCGGGTGGCCGGCGGCGCCACCGGGGTCGCGCCGAGCCCGACCGCGGCCTCGAAGGCGCCGGCGGCGTCGGGCACCCGCAGCCCGATGTCGGCCACGCCGTCGCCGTGCCGCTCGACGTAGCGTGCGGCCGGGTGGTCCGCGGCCAGGCCCTGGGTGAGCACCACCCGGATCCGGTCCCGGCCGAGCGCGACCGAGCGGGCCCCCACCCGCCCGGCCTCGGCCTCGTTGTCGGCCTCGACGACGAGGCCGTAGCTGTCGAGGAGCCAGTCCGTGGTCGCCCGGAAGTCCTCGACGTACAGTTCGACGTGGTCCACGCCCATGTCGTCGGGCGAATCCCCGTGTGCCGTGGTCATCTGCGGTCTCCTCGTTCTTCGGCGGCGGTCGGGCGGTGGGTCGGATGCAGGGTGCTGGTCACTCGGCGGGGCGGGCCCAGCTCAGGCCGTCCGGGGAGGGCACCAGACCGCCGTCGAAGAGCGGGCGCTCGCTGTCGTACTCGCTGCCGAAGGCCGCCTTGGCCTGCATCTCCACGCTCTGGTCCATCAGGTCGCCGATGAGCTCGGACTTGTAGAGCGGCAGCGCGTCCTCGCCGCCGCTGGAGTTCACCGCGCCCACGCCCTGCTCCAGCGCCGACGCGGTCCGCTCGAACCGCTGCCGGGTGGAGTCGGCGTCGACGAACGCGGACTCCCCGGAGGAGACGCCGCCGACCAGTTCGACGAAGCACTGCAGGTCCGACTCGGAGGTCGCGGCGACCTTCTTCGCCTGCCAGTAGTACGAGTCCGCGTCCTTGTGGGTGTCGTAGAAGGCGACCAGGAACTCGTAGAAGACGCCGTACTCGCGCCGGTAGCGCTGCTCGAACTCGGTGAAGCAGACGTCCTCGTCGAGCTCGCCGGCCAGCACGCTGTTGATGGAGCGGGCCGCCAGCAGCGCGCTGTAGGTGGCCAGGTGGACGCCGGAGGAGAAGACCGGGTCGATGAAGCAGGCGGCGTCCCCGATCAGCACCATGCCGGGCCGCCAGAAGCTGGTGTTCAGGTACGAGTAGTCCTTGCGCACCCGCACCTCGCCGTAGACGCCCTCGGTGACGCGCGGCACGCCCTCGAGCATCTTGCCGATCCGCGGGGCCTTGGTGATCAGACGCTCCAGCGCCTGCACCGGATCCCCCTGGACGGCGGCGGCCGACTCCCGGCTCACCACCGCGCCGACGCTGGTCAGGCCGGGTGCCAGCGGGATGTACCAGAACCACCCGTCGCTGAACGCCTCGCAGAAGATGTTGCCGCTGCGGGGCTCGGGCAGCCGCTCGCCGCCCTCGAAGTAGCCGAACAGGGCGACGTTCTGGAAGAACTCCGAGTACACCCGCTCGCCGCCGACGGCCTTGTTGATGCGGCTCCTGTTGCCGGAGGCGTCGACGACGAACTGCGCCCGTGCGATCCGGGCCGTCCCCTCGGCGTCGGTGTACTCCACGCCGTTGACCCGGTCGCCCTCCTCCAGGACGCGGGTGACGGAGCACTCCTCCCGGACGTCCACGCCCAGCTTGCCCGCGTGCCGCAGCAGGATCTCGTCGAACTTCATCCGCTCGACCTGGTAGGCCCGCGACGTCGGCCCGGCCAGCCGGGGCGAGAGCGCGAACACGAAGGACCACGGCTCGGGGCTGCTGCCCCAGCGGAACGTGCCGCCCAGCTTGGGGGTGAACCCCATGGCCTCGATCTCGTCCGCCAC
The Streptacidiphilus albus JL83 genome window above contains:
- a CDS encoding alpha-hydroxy acid oxidase — encoded protein: MPGRRGAPGPALVPGDVWDFVQGGSGGERTLAANRAALDDIAVVPGVLRGVGTPSTRTRLVASDAALPVAIAPMAYQQLLHSGGESATAAAARAADVPFTVGMLSSTALEEVARTGAALWFQLYWLADRGELLDLVRRAESCGCRALVVTVDVPIMGRRLRDLRNEFTLPSGVRAANLGGSPSQAHGRVPGGSAIADHSRAVFDPAVSWSDLEWLRGQTSLPLIVKGVLGGADAARAAACGAEAVVVSNHGGRQLDGAPASATVLPEVVEAVPEGCEVLLDSGVRSGTDILRALALGASGVLVGRPVLWGLALDGAAGVEQVLSLLHREFADCLTLAGCADPREAGRLRTITGPRGVDRRGAGRRGH
- a CDS encoding aminotransferase-like domain-containing protein, whose product is MATDTRLAADLDTASLHGSLEDPALSSMNLLNEIADRYPQAVPFAAGRPAEEFFDTDDIHRALRAFADHLADERGMSPAQVRRTLFQYGRTKGVVHHLVARNLAVDEGIEVDPEAVVVTVGCQEAIYLVLRALRRGPEDVVLAVAPTYVGLTGAARLVDLPVLPVASGDDGVDLDDLLAVLRRARREGLRPRALYVMPDFANPTGLSMDRAVRQRLLDLAHREDLLLLEDNPYGLFRSGRDRVPTLKALDRHRRVVYLGSFAKTVLPGARVGYVVADQRVADRSGEPGLLADQLAKIKSMLTVNTSPIAQAVVGGRLVQQECSLAAATVQEQQRYARNLRQLLDGLARRFPAGGPPAAAVRWNAPVGGFFVVLTLPFAVDDQLLEYSARSHGVLWTPMRHFYDGPGGEHQLRLSISSVTPVQIDLGLDRLAALVADRLGAGP
- the hppD gene encoding 4-hydroxyphenylpyruvate dioxygenase encodes the protein MTTAHGDSPDDMGVDHVELYVEDFRATTDWLLDSYGLVVEADNEAEAGRVGARSVALGRDRIRVVLTQGLAADHPAARYVERHGDGVADIGLRVPDAAGAFEAAVGLGATPVAPPATRDGVVTASIVGFGDVAHTFVQRARGIAPTALPGLRPVPHRAPARDTGLTAVDHFAVCLEAGTLEPTVAFYQRVLGFRMVFAEQILVGRQSMISKVVQSRSGEVTLTLIEPDPSHDPGQIDDFLRKHDGPGVQHIAWNTGDIVRSVGGMASAGVEFLRSPGAYYDALGERMTARRHSVAELRAHNILMDQDHDGQLFQIFTRSVHSRGTLFLELIERLGARTFGSGNIKALYEAVESQRAVAGAR
- a CDS encoding tryptophan 7-halogenase, which codes for MTERQEQDDVSTPVEETFDVVVVGGGPGGSALAGLVAKQGHRVLLLEKERFPRYQIGESLLPATVHGVCGLLGVADEIEAMGFTPKLGGTFRWGSSPEPWSFVFALSPRLAGPTSRAYQVERMKFDEILLRHAGKLGVDVREECSVTRVLEEGDRVNGVEYTDAEGTARIARAQFVVDASGNRSRINKAVGGERVYSEFFQNVALFGYFEGGERLPEPRSGNIFCEAFSDGWFWYIPLAPGLTSVGAVVSRESAAAVQGDPVQALERLITKAPRIGKMLEGVPRVTEGVYGEVRVRKDYSYLNTSFWRPGMVLIGDAACFIDPVFSSGVHLATYSALLAARSINSVLAGELDEDVCFTEFEQRYRREYGVFYEFLVAFYDTHKDADSYYWQAKKVAATSESDLQCFVELVGGVSSGESAFVDADSTRQRFERTASALEQGVGAVNSSGGEDALPLYKSELIGDLMDQSVEMQAKAAFGSEYDSERPLFDGGLVPSPDGLSWARPAE
- a CDS encoding phytanoyl-CoA dioxygenase family protein yields the protein MIGTMPAEAGTKSSYERDGWFQSPQSLDPEVIDRLQAAVASLSALRRPEVVHEQGTDTVRAIHGSHLFDEACARLVRLPALLELAEEVLGEPVYVYQFKVNMKQPREGAAWPWHQDYAFWSREDGMPEDRAVNIAVFLDDVHELNGPLVVIPGSHRLGLVDDDPAAVRAESGDWHNHVSADLEHTVPAERAEELARAYGTATAVGPAGTLYAFHPTIVHSSSNNLSDDPRALLLVTYNAVSNAPLRPQRPDFLVCRDTTPLTAVATNTL